From Salvia splendens isolate huo1 chromosome 3, SspV2, whole genome shotgun sequence, a single genomic window includes:
- the LOC121796728 gene encoding putative F-box protein At1g32420 — translation MEMGYTVRDEALKPLFQFGLPSDHRLSGVHWCAQIASANGLLSMWDPPPNTIFICSPMTREYVELPPQSRDTITSFFGFGVRRTRGQYKILCADSRSCYVYTLGRGAWLWRTIAPPPAPALGPPYLGDAAFFNGNLHWLALDSKEDSFVCCFDLKTELFTRISVPCDYIANRCGNMWVYILEGRLCLYVVLDWRHVIIWKMNNWG, via the coding sequence ATGGAAATGGGATACACTGTCCGCGATGAGGCCTTAAAGCCACTTTTCCAATTTGGTTTGCCTTCTGACCATCGATTATCTGGTGTTCACTGGTGTGCTCAAATTGCTTCAGCTAATGGTTTGCTTTCGATGTGGGATCCACCCCCTAACACTATATTTATATGCAGTCCAATGACTCGTGAGTATGTCGAGCTTCCTCCTCAATCTAGGGACACAATTACTAGCTTTTTTGGATTTGGAGTGAGAAGAACAAGGGGCCAGTATAAGATTTTATGTGCTGATTCCCGTAGTTGTTATGTATACACTCTAGGAAGAGGTGCATGGCTGTGGAGAACCATCGCACCACCACCAGCGCCAGCACTAGGTCCACCCTATCTTGGTGATGCTGCATTTTTTAATGGAAATCTTCACTGGTTGGCATTGGATTCGAAAGAAGATTCCTTTGTTTGTTGCTTTGATTTGAAAACTGAGCTCTTTACTAGAATTTCAGTTCCTTGTGATTATATTGCCAATAGATGTGGCAATATGTGGGTATATATTTTGGAGGGTCGGCTATGTTTATACGTTGTTTTAGATTGGCGTCATGTCATTATTTGGAAGATGAATAACTGGGGATGA